In Moorella sp. Hama-1, a single genomic region encodes these proteins:
- the xylB gene encoding xylulokinase, which translates to MPYLLGIDIGTSGTKALLVEEHGRVVASAYKEYPLSQPRPGWAEQDPEEWWRAVVEAAREVLARSALAGGDVAGVGLSGQMHGAVVLDANYRVLRPAILWCDQRTGAECAWMYEEIGPEKLYRWTGNPVLPGFTAPKLVWLKRHEPETYSRIRHVLLPKDYIRFRLTGELATEVSDASGTLLLDVTRRCWSGEMLAALGLPGEWLPRVYESPEVTGCITPEAASLTGLMAGTPVVGGGGDQAAGAVGTGVVVEGIISTALGTSGVVFAMTDRPYIQPGSALHSFCHAVPGKWHLMGVMLAAGGSLQWFRNQLGSEEVREAALKNVDAYELLTEQAAEAGPGAGGLMFLPYLLGERTPHPDPAARGAFIGLTMRHRKGHLVRAVLEGVAFGLRDSLELLRQAGVKVEEIRVSGGGARSPLWRQILASTFKHPVTTVNSTDGPAFGAALLAGVGGGIYPSVEEACSSTIKVTSRAEQVIPEIEVYDRLYEIYKSLYPLLRVTMYDLTKFAE; encoded by the coding sequence ATGCCGTATCTTCTCGGGATCGATATCGGTACTTCGGGCACCAAAGCCCTCCTGGTGGAGGAACACGGCAGGGTTGTAGCTTCTGCCTATAAAGAGTATCCCTTGAGCCAGCCCCGGCCGGGGTGGGCCGAGCAGGATCCGGAGGAGTGGTGGCGGGCCGTGGTGGAGGCGGCCCGGGAAGTCCTCGCCCGGAGCGCTCTTGCAGGCGGCGATGTTGCCGGCGTGGGCCTTTCCGGCCAGATGCATGGGGCGGTAGTTCTTGACGCTAACTACAGGGTTTTACGGCCGGCTATCCTCTGGTGCGACCAGCGGACGGGAGCAGAGTGCGCCTGGATGTACGAAGAAATAGGGCCAGAAAAACTCTACCGGTGGACGGGAAACCCGGTCCTGCCCGGCTTTACAGCACCCAAGCTGGTGTGGCTTAAGCGTCACGAGCCGGAAACTTATAGCAGGATACGCCATGTCCTGCTGCCCAAGGATTATATTCGCTTCCGCCTGACAGGGGAACTGGCCACTGAGGTATCCGACGCTTCCGGAACCCTGCTCCTGGATGTTACCCGCCGGTGCTGGTCCGGTGAGATGCTGGCCGCCCTGGGTCTACCGGGGGAATGGCTGCCCCGGGTATATGAATCGCCGGAAGTAACCGGATGCATCACCCCTGAGGCCGCTTCCCTCACCGGCCTTATGGCGGGAACGCCGGTGGTAGGCGGGGGCGGCGACCAGGCCGCCGGGGCCGTAGGTACAGGGGTCGTAGTAGAAGGAATTATTTCCACTGCCCTGGGTACGTCGGGTGTAGTTTTCGCCATGACCGACCGGCCCTATATCCAGCCGGGGAGTGCCCTGCACTCCTTCTGCCATGCTGTGCCGGGCAAGTGGCACCTGATGGGGGTGATGCTGGCCGCCGGGGGTTCCTTGCAATGGTTTCGTAATCAGCTCGGCAGTGAAGAGGTGCGGGAAGCCGCCTTAAAGAATGTCGATGCTTACGAATTATTGACAGAGCAGGCGGCTGAGGCCGGCCCTGGCGCAGGAGGGTTGATGTTTCTGCCCTACCTTCTGGGAGAAAGAACACCCCACCCCGATCCCGCAGCCAGGGGCGCCTTTATCGGCCTGACTATGCGTCACCGGAAAGGCCACCTGGTCCGGGCCGTCCTGGAGGGCGTTGCCTTCGGCCTGCGGGACTCCCTGGAACTCCTCCGGCAGGCCGGGGTGAAGGTAGAAGAAATCCGGGTTTCCGGCGGCGGCGCCAGGAGCCCCCTGTGGCGGCAGATCTTGGCCAGCACCTTTAAGCATCCAGTAACTACAGTTAACAGTACTGACGGCCCGGCTTTCGGCGCCGCCCTGCTGGCAGGAGTGGGAGGGGGCATTTATCCTTCCGTCGAGGAAGCCTGCAGCTCGACCATTAAAGTGACCAGCCGGGCGGAACAAGTCATACCCGAAATAGAAGTCTACGATAGGCTGTATGAAATATATAAATCCCTTTATCCCCTCCTGCGGGTCACCATGTACGACTTGACAAAATTTGCGGAGTGA
- the hisIE gene encoding bifunctional phosphoribosyl-AMP cyclohydrolase/phosphoribosyl-ATP diphosphatase HisIE, whose protein sequence is MGVTIPDEIRFNADGLIPAIIQDVESGQVLMLAYMNRESLARTLATGETWFYSRSRRELWHKGATSGHRQYIAAASYDCDADTLLFQVRQVGVACHEGEFSCFHNPLPLQVSKPRATASRGEVVFPSPEREKGTAANRGAEERSTMATAEQGRAGGGSGEPATVDMGSVINEVFQVIKERQATRPEGSYTAYLFNNGQDKILKKIGEEAGETIIASKNDSRHEILYELADLYYHTLVLLAYHDLEPGQLAAELAVRR, encoded by the coding sequence ATGGGCGTCACTATCCCCGATGAAATCCGTTTCAACGCTGATGGCCTCATCCCGGCCATTATCCAGGATGTTGAAAGCGGCCAGGTGCTGATGCTGGCTTATATGAACCGGGAGTCCCTGGCCCGGACCCTGGCCACCGGCGAGACCTGGTTTTACAGCCGCAGCCGCCGGGAGTTATGGCACAAAGGGGCGACCTCAGGTCACCGCCAGTATATCGCTGCTGCCAGTTACGATTGCGATGCCGACACCCTCCTCTTCCAGGTGCGCCAGGTGGGGGTGGCCTGCCACGAAGGGGAGTTCTCCTGTTTTCACAATCCCTTACCCTTGCAGGTTAGTAAGCCCAGGGCGACCGCATCCAGGGGTGAGGTGGTTTTTCCTTCGCCAGAGCGGGAAAAGGGAACGGCTGCAAATCGAGGGGCAGAAGAACGTTCTACCATGGCCACAGCCGAGCAGGGACGAGCCGGGGGAGGCTCCGGCGAACCGGCGACTGTCGACATGGGCAGCGTTATTAATGAAGTTTTCCAGGTGATCAAGGAGCGCCAGGCCACCAGGCCGGAGGGCTCCTATACGGCCTACCTCTTTAATAACGGGCAGGACAAGATCTTAAAGAAAATCGGCGAAGAAGCCGGGGAGACCATTATCGCCTCTAAAAATGACAGCCGGCATGAGATCCTCTACGAACTGGCCGACCTCTACTACCACACCCTCGTCCTCCTGGCCTATCACGACCTGGAACCGGGCCAGCTGGCTGCCGAGCTGGCGGTCCGACGATAA
- a CDS encoding methyl-accepting chemotaxis protein, which produces MVISWRTKLLYFILLLLLALAPGTIGTAMVALQGTNWQTLLWPAIVAGALGLFLSLVILTTIYTKWMRPLQRVVQFLNLLGQGDPVRAQQSLQGARLGESFQGPVTAVLDSFYRLVGRLQLTADELSYFSRNLGESAGTTYRNLEEVTAAIQGIAGGADEQAGAAQQVAENINVLHSLAEDISDRAGLGVEMGKEVNEREKESRGLLEHLLQEIKAGAASIQEAAGRMRQLEAKMNQINTLVQAVTDIADQTNLLALNAAIEAARAGEQGRGFAVVAEEVRKLAEQSAAAAQNITSLAASIGDEARQTAAQVDKNVELVQHNLQRGAQVRENFTTVSQAISKAAEVMTNISHQAANQLARVQEVSEAAGRMAAVAQETAASIEEVSASTQEQKATMALVEENTRKFTEMAQNFATMAAAYTREGWDAGIRQKLIQEGQAVLVKVAANPAVKKMEATSLAPLLDETFSSSPIIQTLIATRPDGQAIYNRPQAAVTNWAFRPWFQAAIKGESYAGDPYVTQSTNRVAITVSVPVRGDDGRIVGVLAANVAPAGKCGR; this is translated from the coding sequence ATGGTAATTAGTTGGCGCACCAAACTGCTCTATTTTATCCTTTTACTACTGCTGGCCCTGGCGCCGGGCACTATAGGTACGGCTATGGTGGCCCTGCAAGGCACCAACTGGCAGACCCTCCTTTGGCCCGCTATTGTCGCCGGCGCGCTGGGTTTGTTTTTAAGCCTGGTTATCCTTACTACCATTTATACAAAGTGGATGCGGCCTTTGCAGCGGGTGGTGCAGTTCCTCAATTTACTGGGCCAGGGCGACCCGGTCCGGGCCCAGCAGTCTTTACAGGGGGCACGGTTGGGGGAGAGCTTCCAGGGACCGGTGACAGCCGTCCTGGACAGCTTCTACCGCCTGGTAGGCCGCCTGCAGTTGACTGCCGATGAATTAAGTTACTTCTCCCGTAATCTGGGGGAGAGTGCCGGCACTACTTATCGTAATCTGGAAGAGGTTACGGCGGCCATCCAGGGCATTGCCGGCGGCGCCGACGAACAGGCCGGTGCGGCCCAGCAGGTAGCCGAGAATATTAATGTTTTACATAGCCTGGCGGAGGACATCAGCGACCGGGCCGGCCTGGGCGTGGAGATGGGTAAAGAGGTCAACGAGAGGGAAAAGGAAAGTCGGGGTCTTTTGGAGCACTTGCTCCAGGAGATCAAAGCCGGGGCTGCTTCCATCCAGGAAGCGGCCGGGAGGATGCGCCAGCTGGAAGCCAAAATGAACCAGATTAATACCCTGGTCCAGGCGGTGACGGATATTGCCGACCAGACCAACCTCCTGGCCCTGAACGCCGCCATTGAGGCCGCCCGTGCCGGAGAGCAGGGCCGCGGCTTCGCCGTGGTAGCCGAAGAGGTGCGCAAGCTGGCCGAACAATCGGCGGCGGCGGCCCAGAATATAACCTCCCTGGCCGCCTCTATCGGCGATGAAGCGCGCCAAACGGCGGCCCAGGTGGATAAAAACGTGGAACTGGTCCAGCATAACCTCCAGCGTGGCGCTCAGGTGCGGGAGAACTTTACTACTGTGAGCCAGGCGATCAGCAAAGCGGCGGAGGTCATGACCAACATCAGTCACCAGGCTGCCAACCAGCTGGCCCGGGTGCAGGAGGTCAGCGAAGCTGCCGGCCGCATGGCTGCCGTAGCCCAGGAGACGGCGGCCAGTATCGAAGAGGTATCGGCCTCGACCCAGGAACAAAAGGCCACCATGGCCTTGGTAGAGGAGAATACCCGCAAGTTTACGGAGATGGCCCAGAATTTCGCGACTATGGCCGCTGCCTACACCAGGGAGGGGTGGGATGCAGGTATACGCCAGAAGCTTATACAGGAAGGTCAGGCGGTATTGGTTAAGGTAGCCGCCAACCCGGCCGTTAAAAAGATGGAGGCCACCAGCCTGGCGCCCCTTCTTGATGAAACCTTTAGTAGCTCGCCCATTATCCAGACCCTAATCGCCACCCGGCCCGATGGTCAAGCCATCTACAACCGGCCGCAGGCAGCAGTAACCAATTGGGCCTTCCGGCCGTGGTTCCAGGCGGCCATTAAGGGTGAAAGCTATGCCGGTGATCCCTATGTGACCCAGAGTACCAACCGGGTAGCCATTACTGTTTCCGTACCGGTCCGCGGTGACGACGGCCGGATTGTGGGCGTCCTGGCGGCCAACGTCGCCCCGGCGGGAAAATGTGGTAGGTAG
- a CDS encoding LacI family DNA-binding transcriptional regulator: MPNISDVARRAKVSRTTVSRVLNGKDDVNEETRRRVLEAIKELNYRPSALARSLVKQKTDTIGVILSDITDPFFSRIIQGAEDVAHKFGYGIVYASMRWDPEIKHNYVSFLRNGRVDGLIMMGHTVGNEDYVREMVEDKFPLVLVEYWIENLKANFISIDNKGGGYLATRHLLGLGHRRIAHVAGHKNARVSQERLAGYRQALEEAGKLYDESLVVYSDFTTEGAIPVAKKLLSLPERPTAIFAANDLMAYGVIHAARELGLRVPQDLAVVGYDDIELASLVTPPLTTIHQPRYEIGSMAAWSLIQQIENKEMQPTVTEFKTNMVIRESCGAYLRKRTHGCLEGNKFA; encoded by the coding sequence TTGCCAAATATCTCTGATGTTGCCAGAAGAGCCAAAGTATCACGAACCACGGTATCCAGGGTCCTCAACGGGAAAGACGACGTCAACGAAGAAACCCGGCGCCGGGTGCTGGAGGCCATTAAAGAGCTAAACTACCGCCCCAGCGCCCTGGCCCGCAGTCTGGTGAAACAAAAGACCGATACCATTGGTGTTATCCTGTCGGACATTACCGATCCCTTTTTTTCCCGCATTATTCAGGGAGCGGAAGATGTAGCCCATAAATTCGGCTATGGTATAGTTTACGCCAGCATGCGCTGGGACCCGGAAATTAAGCATAACTATGTAAGTTTCTTGCGCAACGGCCGGGTGGACGGTCTCATCATGATGGGCCATACCGTGGGCAATGAAGACTATGTACGGGAGATGGTAGAGGATAAGTTTCCCCTGGTCCTGGTTGAATATTGGATTGAGAATCTCAAGGCCAACTTTATATCCATAGATAATAAAGGTGGAGGTTACCTGGCCACCAGGCACCTGCTGGGACTTGGGCACCGCCGCATAGCCCATGTAGCAGGGCATAAAAACGCCCGGGTATCGCAAGAACGGCTGGCTGGTTACCGCCAGGCCCTGGAGGAAGCTGGTAAGCTCTACGATGAAAGCCTGGTTGTTTACAGCGATTTTACCACTGAAGGGGCCATACCGGTGGCGAAAAAACTATTATCCCTGCCCGAGCGGCCGACGGCCATCTTTGCGGCCAACGACCTGATGGCCTACGGCGTCATCCATGCGGCCCGCGAACTGGGCCTACGGGTTCCCCAGGATCTGGCGGTGGTGGGCTATGACGATATTGAGCTGGCTTCCCTGGTAACGCCGCCCCTGACCACTATCCACCAGCCGCGTTACGAAATCGGCTCTATGGCTGCCTGGTCCTTGATCCAGCAGATTGAGAATAAAGAGATGCAGCCGACGGTAACAGAGTTTAAGACGAACATGGTAATTAGGGAATCCTGCGGAGCCTATCTCCGCAAGAGGACCCATGGGTGCCTTGAAGGAAATAAATTTGCATAA
- a CDS encoding S8 family peptidase: MWPVLLVYYTGVMTAVGATVARTGARRKDVRKIVMFHQGNSLPDCHALLRKKGGRILRELPLVHALVARLPEESKVMEELSLNPGIRLIEDDFQVRTVALPAARIEQAQQTVPWGVERIDAPKAWQVATGGKVKVAVLDTGLDAGHPDLAANVRGRKNIKFPGWPAGDGSGHGTHVAGTIAALNNNFGVVGVAPQAEIYGVKIFDRLGNGYISDIVAGLDWALQNKMQVVNMSFGTTRPSKTLEEAVSKCVQAGMVLVAAAGNEGKDNSVMYPARYPGVIAVSAIDQHDNLASFSSRGPEVTVTAPGVDILSTYPGGKYRTMSGTSMACPHATGVAALILAQDGRLSGRQVGRIIYRTATRLPNLSPGEQGGGLVNATALAAVARFIGEPEGEEAAEA, translated from the coding sequence GTGTGGCCTGTTTTACTGGTCTACTACACCGGGGTAATGACGGCAGTCGGCGCTACCGTAGCCCGGACCGGCGCAAGGAGGAAAGACGTCCGGAAGATTGTTATGTTCCATCAGGGCAACTCCCTGCCCGACTGCCATGCTCTACTTCGGAAAAAGGGCGGTAGGATTTTGCGGGAATTGCCCCTGGTACACGCCCTGGTAGCCAGATTGCCGGAAGAAAGCAAGGTAATGGAAGAGCTGAGTTTAAACCCGGGTATTCGCTTGATTGAAGATGATTTTCAGGTCCGGACGGTGGCCTTACCAGCTGCCAGGATCGAGCAAGCTCAACAGACGGTTCCATGGGGGGTTGAGCGTATCGACGCCCCTAAAGCCTGGCAGGTAGCTACCGGAGGCAAGGTGAAAGTGGCGGTCCTGGATACCGGCCTGGATGCTGGTCACCCCGACCTGGCGGCCAACGTCCGGGGGAGAAAAAACATTAAATTCCCCGGCTGGCCGGCTGGAGATGGTAGCGGTCACGGTACCCACGTGGCCGGGACTATCGCCGCCCTGAATAATAATTTTGGGGTGGTAGGAGTTGCACCCCAGGCCGAGATATACGGGGTAAAAATTTTTGACCGCCTGGGTAATGGCTATATTTCCGATATCGTCGCCGGCCTTGACTGGGCACTGCAGAACAAGATGCAGGTAGTCAACATGAGTTTCGGCACGACCCGGCCCAGCAAGACCCTGGAAGAGGCTGTAAGCAAGTGCGTCCAGGCGGGTATGGTCCTGGTAGCTGCGGCCGGCAACGAGGGCAAGGATAACAGCGTTATGTACCCGGCCCGCTACCCCGGAGTGATAGCTGTTTCCGCCATTGATCAACATGATAACCTGGCCAGCTTCAGCAGCCGGGGACCGGAGGTAACGGTTACTGCCCCCGGCGTGGATATTCTCTCTACCTATCCCGGGGGTAAATACCGGACCATGAGCGGCACCTCCATGGCCTGTCCCCACGCCACCGGGGTGGCGGCCTTGATTCTCGCCCAGGACGGCCGCCTCTCCGGCCGTCAGGTCGGCCGCATTATTTACCGGACGGCCACCAGGCTGCCTAATCTTTCCCCCGGGGAGCAGGGGGGCGGGCTGGTAAACGCCACCGCCCTGGCGGCTGTAGCCAGGTTCATCGGGGAACCGGAAGGTGAGGAAGCTGCGGAGGCTTAA
- a CDS encoding energy-coupling factor transporter transmembrane component T family protein, which yields MKKTLLGYIPEESPVYQLHPLTRVMFLLIVSIYPMLVAAPEWNLALTIFILGLLVYARVRMDTIKNYIPIMGSMGFIILISYTIFGGYEPSYIPIGHLGRLTIYFQPIRWAIVTYMRLIPMIFVVIFFFSTSRERDLIVALRTLRVPFAITYLVGMGLRSVGMVMEDFQIVREAEKARGFDTRGKSLFYKLRQFIMYIVPLFGLALRRSEEFSNALTARAYTFRGLFNRQKRADYVLSHYHLAFIDYLLNSALIIALIALVILRYHYGFMGVESTVINKLVFR from the coding sequence ATGAAGAAAACATTATTGGGTTATATACCTGAAGAATCACCCGTATATCAGCTTCACCCCTTAACCCGGGTCATGTTTCTATTGATTGTAAGTATCTACCCGATGCTGGTAGCTGCCCCGGAATGGAATCTGGCCTTGACTATTTTTATCCTGGGGTTGCTGGTATACGCACGGGTACGCATGGACACCATCAAAAACTATATACCCATCATGGGTTCCATGGGATTTATTATCCTTATCTCCTATACGATCTTCGGCGGATATGAGCCGTCCTATATCCCCATCGGCCACCTGGGTCGCCTGACCATCTACTTTCAGCCCATCCGCTGGGCCATTGTCACCTATATGCGCCTGATCCCCATGATTTTTGTCGTCATTTTTTTCTTTTCAACTTCGCGCGAGCGGGATCTCATCGTGGCTTTACGCACCCTGAGAGTCCCCTTCGCCATAACCTACCTGGTGGGCATGGGCTTGCGGTCGGTCGGCATGGTTATGGAAGATTTTCAGATTGTCCGGGAAGCGGAAAAGGCCCGCGGCTTTGACACCAGGGGGAAGTCATTATTCTACAAACTGCGGCAGTTTATCATGTATATAGTACCCCTCTTCGGGCTGGCCTTGCGCCGGTCGGAAGAATTCAGTAATGCCCTGACCGCCAGAGCCTATACCTTCCGCGGCCTTTTTAACCGGCAAAAAAGAGCCGACTATGTTTTGTCCCACTATCACCTGGCTTTTATCGACTACCTGCTTAATAGCGCTTTAATTATAGCCTTGATAGCCCTGGTAATTTTACGCTATCATTACGGTTTTATGGGCGTGGAAAGTACGGTTATCAACAAACTCGTTTTCCGATAG
- a CDS encoding TIM barrel protein, which produces MQDLSYQATRRSSEELIRHLQNFELNLRFSAGIWFFSGSNSRFHTRYGREMSIEERLEKFAGLKKYGLEGIEAHYPNEINEHNLPLYKDFCRDTGMKVVTVVPDLFYEEQYCYGSLSSPLPVARQSAIQRVKETLEINKELGTEFMVVWPGIDGYENPFGIDFSEMRHRFAAGLAEAMDAVPGIRVAMEPKPYEPRGRIIYGTTAEGILLAEKVEGLLQNPVNKELLQQGYTLLGLNPEIGHVIMGYEDLPYALSLPLEYSRLVHTHWNSQPLGNYDQDLNVGVIAPEQAEAALYVLKMHGYQGWFGLDINPERMPVERAVINSMDAIRAMNDRINSIDHELVVACVQDPERYAGYLEALLIRARARNTEILSPLSLQGV; this is translated from the coding sequence ATGCAAGATTTAAGCTACCAGGCCACCCGCCGCTCGTCGGAAGAGTTGATCAGGCACCTGCAGAACTTTGAGCTCAACCTCCGCTTCTCAGCCGGCATTTGGTTTTTTTCCGGCAGCAACAGCCGCTTCCATACCCGCTACGGGCGGGAAATGAGCATTGAGGAACGCCTGGAGAAATTCGCCGGCCTTAAGAAATATGGGCTGGAGGGTATCGAAGCCCACTACCCCAATGAAATTAACGAACATAACCTGCCGCTTTATAAAGATTTTTGCCGGGACACCGGCATGAAGGTAGTCACCGTTGTACCCGATCTTTTCTATGAAGAACAGTACTGCTACGGTTCTTTGTCGTCGCCCCTCCCGGTTGCCAGGCAGTCCGCCATCCAGCGCGTTAAAGAAACGCTAGAAATAAATAAGGAACTGGGGACAGAGTTCATGGTTGTCTGGCCGGGTATCGATGGTTACGAAAATCCTTTCGGTATCGATTTCAGCGAGATGCGCCATCGGTTTGCCGCCGGCCTGGCGGAAGCTATGGATGCCGTACCGGGAATTAGGGTGGCGATGGAGCCCAAGCCCTACGAACCCCGGGGCAGAATAATCTATGGCACCACTGCGGAAGGAATTCTCTTAGCGGAAAAAGTAGAAGGGTTGTTACAAAATCCTGTCAATAAAGAACTCCTGCAGCAGGGTTATACCCTGCTGGGCCTAAACCCGGAAATCGGCCACGTCATCATGGGTTATGAAGACCTGCCCTATGCCTTGAGCCTGCCCCTGGAATACAGCCGCCTGGTGCATACCCATTGGAACAGCCAGCCCCTGGGCAATTACGATCAGGACCTGAACGTGGGCGTAATCGCACCGGAACAGGCTGAGGCCGCCCTTTACGTCCTGAAGATGCACGGTTATCAGGGGTGGTTCGGCCTGGATATCAATCCCGAACGGATGCCGGTGGAAAGGGCGGTCATTAATAGCATGGATGCCATCCGGGCCATGAACGACCGAATCAACAGTATCGATCACGAACTGGTTGTTGCCTGCGTCCAGGACCCGGAACGTTATGCCGGTTACTTAGAAGCTCTCCTTATCCGGGCCCGGGCCAGAAACACCGAGATCCTTAGCCCCTTAAGCCTCCAAGGAGTATAA
- a CDS encoding energy-coupling factor ABC transporter ATP-binding protein, with protein sequence MEVIRIEDLRWKYSEARDYTLKGVNLSLEEGRFLGIVGPNGAGKTTLVYTLNGLIPYRYNGIKKGRVFIYGHDTEATPVEKLTPWVGLVFSDPEAQFTSMTVEDELVFGMENIGLGRQEIAARLEWVTELTNTASLLEKPPYELSGGQKQRVAIASVLAMKPKLLIMDEPTSMLDPIGRETIFEVIARLKQEEGISIIAIEHNLELLAAVADEMALLNDGRIIFQAPTREFFDNYDLLIANRIYPPEVTQMAGILRKDGFWTGPLPLDIEQARKQIRKSLARVV encoded by the coding sequence ATGGAAGTTATCAGGATTGAGGATTTACGCTGGAAATACAGTGAAGCCAGGGATTATACCCTGAAGGGGGTTAACCTCTCCCTCGAGGAAGGCCGTTTCTTAGGTATCGTCGGCCCCAATGGGGCTGGAAAAACTACCCTGGTCTATACCCTCAATGGGTTAATTCCGTACCGCTATAATGGCATCAAAAAGGGCCGGGTATTTATCTATGGCCACGATACCGAGGCTACCCCGGTAGAGAAATTGACGCCCTGGGTGGGACTGGTTTTTTCCGATCCGGAAGCCCAATTTACCTCCATGACCGTTGAAGACGAGCTGGTTTTCGGTATGGAAAATATCGGCCTGGGCCGGCAAGAGATTGCCGCCCGCCTGGAGTGGGTTACCGAATTGACCAATACCGCCTCCTTGCTCGAGAAGCCTCCTTATGAATTATCCGGTGGTCAAAAACAACGGGTAGCCATAGCCTCGGTACTGGCAATGAAACCCAAGCTTTTAATCATGGATGAACCGACCTCGATGCTCGATCCCATCGGTCGCGAGACTATCTTTGAAGTAATCGCCCGTTTAAAACAGGAAGAGGGAATTTCTATTATTGCCATCGAGCACAACCTGGAACTCCTGGCTGCCGTGGCCGACGAAATGGCTTTGCTTAATGACGGCCGGATTATTTTTCAGGCCCCAACCCGGGAGTTCTTCGATAACTACGACCTGCTAATCGCCAACCGGATCTACCCGCCCGAGGTCACCCAGATGGCTGGTATCTTAAGGAAGGATGGTTTCTGGACCGGTCCCCTTCCTTTAGATATTGAGCAGGCCCGTAAACAAATCCGCAAATCTTTAGCCAGGGTGGTGTAA
- a CDS encoding energy-coupling factor ABC transporter ATP-binding protein, protein MAAYIDVQNLSYSYPDGTLALRKINLRVNEGDFLALIGQNGSGKTTLSKCLNGILKPSEGTVLVDGFDTGTAAVADMVRRVGYVFQNPDHQIFNSSVYDEIAYGPRNIGLKEAEIKERVIEATRVVGLKEEHLGVHPFFLPKGLRQRVAIASILALRPKVIIVDEPTTGQDMHQSHEIMNFLTELHENSGHIIIIITHDMPIVARYAKRAVVMAMGQIIMDGPTDEVFAHPEELKKSFVKPPQITRLGQSLLTYGFPPNILRVEEMAAIIKEKIAFAP, encoded by the coding sequence ATGGCTGCCTATATCGATGTCCAGAATCTTTCTTATAGTTACCCTGATGGGACGTTAGCTTTAAGGAAGATTAATCTGCGCGTCAATGAAGGTGACTTTCTAGCCCTTATCGGCCAGAATGGCTCCGGTAAAACAACCCTTTCCAAATGCTTGAATGGCATTCTGAAACCCAGCGAAGGCACAGTCCTGGTCGATGGTTTCGACACCGGCACCGCTGCCGTTGCCGATATGGTAAGGCGCGTGGGGTACGTTTTTCAAAACCCTGACCATCAGATTTTTAACAGCAGCGTTTACGATGAAATAGCCTACGGACCCCGCAATATTGGTTTAAAAGAAGCAGAAATCAAAGAAAGGGTTATCGAGGCGACACGGGTGGTGGGCTTAAAGGAGGAACACCTGGGCGTCCACCCCTTCTTTTTACCCAAAGGGCTACGCCAGCGGGTAGCTATCGCCTCCATCCTGGCTTTAAGGCCCAAGGTAATTATTGTTGATGAACCGACAACCGGCCAGGATATGCACCAGTCCCACGAGATAATGAATTTCCTGACCGAACTCCACGAAAACAGCGGCCACATCATCATCATTATTACCCACGACATGCCTATCGTCGCTCGCTACGCCAAAAGGGCGGTGGTTATGGCCATGGGACAAATTATTATGGACGGGCCGACAGACGAGGTGTTTGCCCACCCGGAGGAATTAAAAAAGAGCTTTGTTAAACCACCCCAGATTACCCGCCTGGGCCAGAGTTTATTAACCTACGGTTTTCCCCCCAATATATTGCGGGTTGAAGAAATGGCGGCCATCATTAAGGAAAAAATAGCCTTTGCCCCTTAA